A section of the Nyctibius grandis isolate bNycGra1 chromosome 32, bNycGra1.pri, whole genome shotgun sequence genome encodes:
- the LOC137675214 gene encoding uncharacterized protein isoform X1: MGYGLPTSRPDLVQEPQDDPTDVAVGDGYLTSWLGSRADTLGYHMDVAPAPGPQMDPAQLRIWHRMGRQRAKYKDKLEKSWQRSSEVLKELLKLLDQAAHGTDPETVEKEALEEGDSHAVPVPLEEGDSHAVPVPDEERGSNQSPGVPGVDGNWKSNAVDLKDSQKYLIGVIVAVSGFVVLMIVLCFAICVCRKRKQCPSVEDGPDTSSRPPRPSTLESQVQSQPPGPEPGEPGCQPGSTGGPATGDQPPPAQTAAQPARHHPSSHGWVSADREPGMGPADRKNEGLDQEKEASSSRVKALETKNEALRPKRGILDMKIRFWTVQRRHGTKK; encoded by the exons ATGGGCTATGGCCTCCCGACTTCTCGGCCTGATCTTGTCCAGGAGCCTCAGGACGACCCCACAG ACGTGGCTGTAGGCGATGGATACCTAACATCCTGGCTGGGTTCCAGGGCTGACACGCTGGGATATCACATGG ATGTGGCTCCGGCTCCAGGTCCTCAGATGGACCCTGCGCAGCTGCGCATCTGGCATCGCATGG GTCGTCAAAGAGCAAAGTATAAAGACAAACTAGAGAAATCTTGGCAGCGGTCATCAGAAGTCCTAAAGGAGCTCCTGAAACTGTTGGACCAAGCAGCACATG ggACAGACCCTGAGACTGTGGAGAAGGAGGCGCTTGAGGAAGGGGACAGTCACGCAGTGCCAGTCCCGCTTGAGGAAGGGGACAGTCACGCAGTGCCAGTCCCTGATGAAGAAAGAGGCTCAAATCAATCCCCAGGCGTGCCAG GTGTCGATGGCAATTGGAAGTCAAATGCTGTGGACCTTAAGGATTCCCAGAAGTACCTCATAGGAGTCATCGTGGCAGTCTCGGGCTTCGTGGTGCTCATGATTGTGTTGTGTTTTGCGATCTGTGTgtgcaggaagagaaaaca gtgcCCCTCCGTGGAAGACGGGCCCGACACCAGCAGCCGTCCTCCGCGCCCCAGCACCCTGGAGAGCCAGGTCCAATCTCAGCCACCAGGACCTGAGCCTGGAGAACCAGGCTGCCAGCCAGGGAGCACCGGGGGACCAGCCACTGGGGACCAGCCCCCACCAGCCCAGACAGCCGCCCAGCCCGCCCGCCACCACCCCAGTTCCCACGGCTGGGTGTCAGCAGACAGGGAGCCTGGCATGGGACCCGCTGACCGTAAAAATGAGGGTTTGGACCAAGAAAAGGAGGCTTCCAGCTCTAGAGTCAAAGCTTTGGAGActaaaaatgaagctttgaGACCTAAAAGAGGCATTTTGGACATGAAAATAAGGTTTTGGACAGTCCAGAGGCGGCATGGAACTAAAAAATGA
- the LOC137675214 gene encoding uncharacterized protein isoform X2 gives MGYGLPTSRPDLVQEPQDDPTDVAPAPGPQMDPAQLRIWHRMGRQRAKYKDKLEKSWQRSSEVLKELLKLLDQAAHGTDPETVEKEALEEGDSHAVPVPLEEGDSHAVPVPDEERGSNQSPGVPGVDGNWKSNAVDLKDSQKYLIGVIVAVSGFVVLMIVLCFAICVCRKRKQCPSVEDGPDTSSRPPRPSTLESQVQSQPPGPEPGEPGCQPGSTGGPATGDQPPPAQTAAQPARHHPSSHGWVSADREPGMGPADRKNEGLDQEKEASSSRVKALETKNEALRPKRGILDMKIRFWTVQRRHGTKK, from the exons ATGGGCTATGGCCTCCCGACTTCTCGGCCTGATCTTGTCCAGGAGCCTCAGGACGACCCCACAG ATGTGGCTCCGGCTCCAGGTCCTCAGATGGACCCTGCGCAGCTGCGCATCTGGCATCGCATGG GTCGTCAAAGAGCAAAGTATAAAGACAAACTAGAGAAATCTTGGCAGCGGTCATCAGAAGTCCTAAAGGAGCTCCTGAAACTGTTGGACCAAGCAGCACATG ggACAGACCCTGAGACTGTGGAGAAGGAGGCGCTTGAGGAAGGGGACAGTCACGCAGTGCCAGTCCCGCTTGAGGAAGGGGACAGTCACGCAGTGCCAGTCCCTGATGAAGAAAGAGGCTCAAATCAATCCCCAGGCGTGCCAG GTGTCGATGGCAATTGGAAGTCAAATGCTGTGGACCTTAAGGATTCCCAGAAGTACCTCATAGGAGTCATCGTGGCAGTCTCGGGCTTCGTGGTGCTCATGATTGTGTTGTGTTTTGCGATCTGTGTgtgcaggaagagaaaaca gtgcCCCTCCGTGGAAGACGGGCCCGACACCAGCAGCCGTCCTCCGCGCCCCAGCACCCTGGAGAGCCAGGTCCAATCTCAGCCACCAGGACCTGAGCCTGGAGAACCAGGCTGCCAGCCAGGGAGCACCGGGGGACCAGCCACTGGGGACCAGCCCCCACCAGCCCAGACAGCCGCCCAGCCCGCCCGCCACCACCCCAGTTCCCACGGCTGGGTGTCAGCAGACAGGGAGCCTGGCATGGGACCCGCTGACCGTAAAAATGAGGGTTTGGACCAAGAAAAGGAGGCTTCCAGCTCTAGAGTCAAAGCTTTGGAGActaaaaatgaagctttgaGACCTAAAAGAGGCATTTTGGACATGAAAATAAGGTTTTGGACAGTCCAGAGGCGGCATGGAACTAAAAAATGA